One Camelus ferus isolate YT-003-E chromosome 31, BCGSAC_Cfer_1.0, whole genome shotgun sequence genomic window, CTCCTGATTCTTTCATCCTTGAGCTTCCGCTTCTGATCAAGTGTGAAGTTTTGTCGATTACAGCTCCTCCACATCCCTCCGATTCTCTCCTTTCCATCCCAACTGCCTCTACCGCACGTAATTTTAACCCACAGTTTCTAGAGTGACCTGCCTCCTAGTTGGTCCCTTGGGCTCCAGCCTCACCTGGCATTATCTTTAATCTCACCATTGGAGCCTAGGGATTTTTCTGAATGCAAATCTGTGTCAGTGCTTCTCTGACCTGGCTCACAAGAACCTTTCCACTTGAACCCCACGCCTAAAAGACTCAGTGTTCCTCACAAAACACAGCGTGGCTGGCCTCTTCCAGTTACGGCAGAGTTATCTGCAATTGGACTTACCCTTCCACCATCAATAATTCTAAAACTAGACAAAACATACGAAATAACTGTTTTTAAGCATTAATTCATAGACAGCACAGGGCTGCCATCCTTAAAAGAGAAATGCATGAAGTGGGTTCCACATGCCCCTATTTTTCTGCCTAAGGGAAAATCTCCAAAACAGCTGTGTAGGAAAACGGAGCCTAAGAAGAGAGTTGACGTTTGccagacagaggaaaaaaaaaattctaacaggCCTGAAATTTGCAAGGCGGAgcacacagagggaagagacATCCACACGCAGAAAACATCCCAGAAATCCATGCAGCGCTGCCCTCGAAGTTCCAGGCCAAGTTCAAAGCTCCACGTGGACAGAGCAAGACTCCACGACACCTGCTAGGAGCACTGAGAGATGAACAGAAATTTCACAGGCAGTGCAGTGCTGGAAAGGCTTTAGATTTCTGACCCAGGCAGAATGGAGAGACATGGGTAAAAACCCTGGGCATTCTGCTGAGACCCAGAAAGGCCATTCTTTAGGTGTAATGACTGAATGAAAAGCCACCCCAACAATGTCAAAACCCAAGTCTCAGCCAATCTAAGATAATCCATCAGCCGATCAACTGCCTATCAGAACAAAACACAGAACACTCTCTAGAAGAATATATAACACAATCCAGAGTCCCTATATCATAGCATTCATAACCTCCAgcaatggataaaaaaataaaaagacatgtgAAAAAGCAGGAGAATAGCATccttaatccaaaaaaaaaaaaaaagtttaatagaAGCAGACCCACAGATGCCATATGTTGGAATCATTACAAGTAAATTTAGAAACAGTTCAGGACtttgtgaaaaatataaacaaattagcAAAGAGGAGAAGTTCAGCaaaaaagtggaattttttttaagcacttaaaaTTGTAGAGCAGAAGAATATAATACCTGAAATGCTGATCAATTCCTGAAAAAAAACAGGGGGAAAAGGTCTGCAGAACTGAAGACAGAGTCAATATCAATTACCCAaactgaaacagagaaggaagaaaggatttttaaaaatcagagcctCAACAATTTGTGGAAGAAACTCAAGAGGCCTAACATACATGTAATTGGAtctccagaaaagagaaaataagtttttttttaagaaaagagaatgcAAAAGTGTTTCCAAAATGAATGAGGTATCAATCTTCAAATccaaaaagttttgaaaaccCCTAGCAGAATATATACAAAGTGAACACATAATTgtcaaattgctgaaaaccaaagacaatgaGAAGATCTTGAAGGCTGCCAAACAGAAGAGACATAAAGGACAGTGAAAACGgttgatttctcatcagaagcaACGGGAGTCAGAAGACCACAGAATGACGTATTTAaagtgtcaaaagaaaaaaaaactcctctcctcttttttaaGCCAGCCTTCCCTGACACCCCCAGTTTAGACCAAGCGCCCCTCTTCTGTGCTTCTGCACAATgctggattcctgggtcacaacGCTTGCTTAATTACTGCTCTCATATCACGATTGTGATCTCCATGAGGACACAGACCTTGTCTACTTTACCGTGTTTAATATTGCGCCCTTATCCTTTATCATGGTAAACTCCTCACATTAAGTGCTCAATGACTAttctttaattgaatttttaaaaggctatatTTAACTTATAAAATGATGGCCTGTACCAATAAAATATCAAATGGGTTCAAGTGATCTAGGAGCATTAAATGTATAAGGTATAAAGTAATTTACTTAGTAGCTGTTCCTTATGGTTAATGAATGCCTCTGTGATTTTCATTGATCATGAAGACACCTTTTTAGGAGCTTACAAAAGATAACAACTTTGAGAATACAGTCAAGGTAAACTATCCTATGGATATAGTAAAACATTAAAGGCTAAGGTATTTCACATAGACTTAGATATAACTTCTTTAGAGCTATTTGCCTTAAAAGGCAGAGACAACTTAGGAAACATTTTTAGCaatgctgttttaaaaactaaaacccatcatgggggagggtacagctcactggcagagtgcatgcctagcatgcacgaggtcctgggttcaatccccagtacctccattaaaaaaaatttaaatagataagtaaacctaatcacctcctcccacaaaaaaaaaaaaaaagaaagaaagaaagaattaagtaCATAAAACCTATCattagagggggagggtatagctcaaatggaagagcacatgcttgtcatgcacaaggtcctgggttcaattctccaaaaattaaacacacctaattacctccccacctctgccaaaataaaacaaataatacaataataaataaattgaagacttttaaaaaacctATCATTAACAATATTTGGCCATAGGGTATAGAACTGCAATAACAAGGCTGGAAAGATAcagagagacaaggaaagaaattGCAAGGTGGCCTTACGGCAGTAGGTTGGAGCTGCTGGCCACATCAGCTCAGTTGGCCTAGACCTGAGGCCCCTGCTGTCCGTGTAAATTCCAATGCTCTTAAAACATAACAGATACTCAATACTAGAGACCTCAACGGCACAGAGAGCATCCACCGGCTGATGCGCAATAAACGACAGTGTCGGGTCATGCGCATGCAGCATCCTGTACGGAGCTCCTTCTCTCCTCAAGGGGTATCTCAGGAACCCCGACTGGAATCCCACACACAGCTGCTCGCTGCAGACGGCCATCCATTGGACGTTGGTTGGGGTCTGGAGCTCTCTGAATTTCCTGTGAGACATTTTCTGGCTCTGAAACAGTTCATAACAGAAGACTTGGCTTTTCCTAGCTACGCAGAGGCATGTATGAGCCCCCTGGCACACTGTTCCGGAAGTCATGGTCTGGCACCCTCTGGTTTCTGCCAGTTTGTGAACATCAGCCTTTTGTCCATCCAGAGCTGACATGGGAAACAGGTGCACGTGGCGACTTCGCCCCGAGATCACTGCAACCATCTGGCCATGGGGGATGAGCTCAATCTGATGAATCTTCTTCATGTCACCCACTCGAACAATTTCTACACAAATGAACAGATTTGTAAGTAGCG contains:
- the LOC116660735 gene encoding serine/threonine-protein kinase MRCK alpha-like, which gives rise to MDVTASQLSAPSDRYSVAILADSENEKSEWVGALSELHEVLRKSHPRDRSVYALKEACDRRLPLIKTTQTAAIVDRKRIALGNEEGLFVVHVTIDEIVRVGDMKKIHQIELIPHGQMVAVISGRSRHVHLFPMSALDGQKADVHKLAETRGCQTMTSGTVCQGAHTCLCVARKSQVFCYELFQSQKMSHRKFRELQTPTNVQWMAVCSEQLCVGFQSGFLRYPLRREGAPYRMLHAHDPTLSFIAHQPVDALCAVEVSSIEYLLCFKSIGIYTDSRGLRSRPTELMWPAAPTYCRYKAPYLSVYSENAVDVFDVNSTEWIQTIPLKKVRPLNSEGSLNILLLETVRLIYFRNKKTDGDELVFPGPSENPQEQMTRHVSGKRLSSSRVPRGKAKMSSGL